In the Zingiber officinale cultivar Zhangliang chromosome 5A, Zo_v1.1, whole genome shotgun sequence genome, cagttttcacttagttagtcaagttaagttagtaatccagttagatttgactagggttggatcatttaacttgattaatgcaAAGTTAATTTTTAACGCTCAAACTCACTATGATGCATAAAGATAAGCATTCTGGAgtctaggttgtaccctatgcatctcacgtcgttctaagtttctttcaaatacaaacaagttatgcctagtgtgtttgtgagatgctctggctgaaactaggggaacatgatatctaaggggaagatcctaggctaagtccaaattttgaaaaactaaaaggattgggattttgaaaacattatttttcctagaattttgaaagataattttaagatgaAGCAATTTTGAAgatcaacaaaaaaaattttaaaattagatgtaAGAAATTGGTTTGAAAgtcaagatctattctacccaaacATTCTTATATGTGCAGAATTAagcaaataaaaaaacataaaaaactggTAAGCAGAAATAAGCAGAGTAACTGAATTCTACTAAGCACAAGTACAACTAGACTAGGAAATGAAAGTGTCTGTGTCCAAAATCCAAGGTACAATGCATGAAATGATAGTGTCAAAGagtaggatcatcagctggagggtcgtcagctaGAGGTGGCGCAAGGGGTTGTTCGGGTGCAGGTTGTCCTTGCCGACGTATCTCATCCTGGAGAGAGGCAAATCCGGCAGCTATCTCAGATCGGAGGGATCGGAGggagcgatggctatctagaacAACCTGTGGCGTTTGAATGGACTGAACCTCGAGATgagcgagtctgtcctcgacagagagtggtaCCGAAGTCGAAGGTCCGGCTGAAGTGGAAGGCTCGGCGGAGGTGGAAGGTAATGGATCTCCGAAAAACTCCTCGGTTAAGAAGTcaggccactcctctccctcgcccagGACAATGTCAGGAGgtgcatcctcggcctctggatcAATCGGAGCAACGACTAGCTGTGGTAGACCCCTCCAGGCTAGAATCCCCTCATCGGTGATGTGAACACGGGCTAATCTAAGATTGCGCTAACCAAACTCGTTATATAGGGTAAGAGGGATCACTGTCCCTCTAGTCGTGTCTATCCTAAGGGTCGAAAAGATATAGGTCAAAacatgacagtagggcatatggactacatgggatgtgactgtactagatgcataaataatcactacaacaaaaacattaaaagacaacggttaaaaaccgttgtcgtaggccctttaaaaccgttgtaactgacagtgttgttaaaagtggaggctacgacaacggttttaaaccgttgtcttttgaattaaaagacaacagttttgcaacgattttaaaccgttgactttgaatgaaaagacaacggtttaaaaccgttgttgtttagagcattTTTTTATTAACACTGCTAGTTTACAACCGTTTTTGGGgctttgacaacggtttttaaccgttgtctttgagggtgatagacaacaacaacagttttagatcattgtcttttaaattattatcttttaataccaatatatcatatttcaatataaatatataataaagaatcataatcacaaaagaaaaaatattttccatatcaatgtcattcaaaatgttacttatacaagaattatattacaatcacaaaagaaaaaacatgtctaatattcaaataaaatttatcccaatacaaataaacaaataaacttcatttacaactaatgaataattgtcaaaagactagaaacttgtgatggtggttcatgccatgtaggattgcaagTAATTATTATCAACTCAAGCcccatcaaaatcttcaacttgtagaatttcatcggactcctctttctcacttgctgatTCTTCCATATCAACCTTTTCCAACATTCTGGATTTTTGTGAATCAAAGTATGTGAGCAAAGCACCAAAAATAAAAGGGAAGAATATAATACCTGTAGAAGACGTAAAACAGGGTTGATAGCTGAAATTTGGAGAAATGTAGTTGCTACAATCACAATAACAGATTTGATAAATCATACTCTTCAAGTACCCCATTCATATCGGCAAATAAAACCACAACATAAAACTTTGTCAATAGAACctgcaaaatataaacatatattagAAGAGTTCATCTTTATCTGAAGCACTAGTAACTCTTGACCATATACAATTTTTGATACAAGGAGAAAGTTTCATGAAGGTTTATCCTAGACCTGCAAATGAAGCTACTTTTTAGTGTTGTATTAATGTAAATGGTTTTCCAAGTTTTGAAGTATTAATAAAACTCGACTTAATGAAGTTAAAGCTTATCCTAGAGCTCAATAAGTTTCTCATGTGACCTGCTGTAGGAAATTCTAAGAAACAACATAACAAGCCTTCTGGCAGTACAAAAACGAAGTCTGCTGAAACAGAAATTTCTGTCTCAAGACTTGACATACCTGTTGGCCTCATCAAAAAAGTTCAGAAGCACCCAGATGCAGATTCACTCTATGTTGAAGAAATTGATGTCGGTGAAGAATCCCCTCGAACAGTTGTTAGTGGCCTCGTGAAATATATTCCTCTTGAGGAAATGCAGGTTTATTTTGCTTCCCTTTTCAAATTTTCTTCCATTTGGATGTGAATTTCCTATGTTCTCTAAATCACTGGTGCAGAATCGGAAGGTTTGTGTCCTTTGTAACTTGAAGCCTGCAACCATGAGGGGCATTAAGTCACAAGCAATGGTCTTGGCTGCATCAAACGATGACCACACAAAGTTAAGTCGTTAACTCTGCCTCCATTCTTACAAGTCTTTGCTTTTACTAACCTGTTAGTTTTTTAGTATTATAATATTGGTTGGTTTACCTGGGAAATTATCATCTTTACATGTGATCATTCATCAAGAACGACTAATGAATTCATTTTGTTTCCAGGTTGAGTTAGTTGATCCACCATCATCAGCCAAGGTTGGTGAACGAGTGACCTTTCTGGGATACTCAGGCGAACCAAACAGCGTCTTAAACGCCAAGAGCAAAGTTTGGGAGAAGCTGCAGGTTGATCTGCAGTCTAATAAAGAGTGGTTGCCTGTTATAAGGATGTGCCTTTCACAACATCTGCTGGTGTTTGTAAAGTTTCGTCTATCACAAATGGAGCCATAAGGTAGACAATCTGCCTTTTTACATTAAGGTCCAATGCATTATAAACCAAAAATTATAACAAGTATGAGGTCAAAAAAGTATTGAACAACAAACATAAATCTTAAATGAGTTTCATATGCTAAATAAACTCCATCAAGAAACTACTACTTGATTAAAGGATAAAATTTCTAGTCTTAGTGAAAGTGCAGGCTCAACTTGCAACTTTAATCAACTTATTCAAGCAATAGCGAATACAACTTGATCAAGGGCTTCATGTAATTCCCACTAGTGGGTGATTCTTAATCAACAATTATTATCTTAAAGGAGAGATCAAGGGATTCTCGGATAAATCTATTGTAGCATTGCATAAACTAAGCTAACTAAGCTCTGACAGATCTTGTTTCGCCATCaagtttctagaaacaaaataaaaccaTTAGTGTGTTTAAGAAAACAAAGACTTCTAATCTACTTATCTGTCAAGCGCCCAAGAGGTATGCGTTTCATCAAGACTAATAATCTGTGAATAAAGTCAATAGGAGATTAAGGACTAAGATTAAGGGCACTTTCAAAGAGGAACAATTATAACGTCAAGCATAaggaaaaatatagaattaagtaaattataCAGTAGCCCAGCACAAGTGACACAATAGACTTCTTCCGAGACAACTAAGATATTAACAGACTTATTTTGCACTCATTTCTATCTCAAGAATATTCCATTAAGAGGGAAAAAGCTAAACTAGATGCAAACTAACCTTTCCATTCGGCATTGCAAGTATTTCTTTGATTCGCTCGATCTCTACGATTAGAAAAATGAGAAGGCAATAAGAAATAATCAtaagaaatctaatacataaaggAGTATAAAAGAATCTGACAATGTTTACTCGCATTGGAAGAATAAATTATATCATTGGATTATAGCACCAGAAAAACATGCTAATTACATCAATTTTTAATCTCTAAAGTCAACACAAGGATGTCACTAGATGCTAACCAATTTGCACTTGTCACTAGATGCTTGAAAGATCTTAAAGTGAAAAACTATGGAAAATTGGCAAATATTAATCAAAGGACTACATAATGGAGAGAAAGAATAGCAACATCTAATAGTTATCACACATTGCAATAAACTATGAGAAAGGTAGCACACAGATATAATTAGAAATTCTTCACAATTCTAACATGCTTAAAAAAAATCAGTATGGGGAAGTATTAGCAAATAAAGGACTAGATCTAATTAAATGAGTCAAAGAAATCACCTTCTCACATGTCTCTTGTTCTACTGTGAAATCTTACAGCATAGTTACACAGATCTAATGGATCAGAGCCAGGTCAAAAATGTAGCAGACAATCTTAATTCATTACAGGAAAGATGTGTGATGAGAACCATATCCACTGTGGGTCTCAATTACTTCAAGCTGGCGGAGGGCAATCCAAAGCACTCGcttagctctataattcaatatTCCAAGTTCGCATATCTTGGATGTTCTAACATCTACACCTAGAAGATATCCAAGCATAACAGGTCAATGTCAATGCATATTGAAGCTAGAAATTAGCAGTTTGAAAGGATAGCAAAGAGATTCATCATGTGCATTGAGCTTGTTAGCACTTCTAAGGTAAAGGTGCCACAACAATAATCTtttagtctataccatgaatccaAACATACATCTTATAGGGAAATTGAATCTGCTTGGAGCTTATTCATGAATAAGCACCTGTTGTCAACAATAATCATATTGAAGCTTTGGAAGCATCTTATACATACACAAACAAAAGGGAAATTGTAGATGAATTAAGGCATGCTTGTACTATAATACCTTGTCTTCAGGCACATGATCATGTGAGTGATCTCCATGCCCTTCCCAAGGATGACGCCAACCCTGAATAGGTGTTTGTACAACAGTTATATTGAGATGACCAAGGTATAGGATGATATTCATAGTAAGGTAATTTACCAAGACTACTGGTCCATCTTGCTTGGCCCTATAAAGAATCCAAAACCTGCAAAGGAATGTATATTCACATGGATCATCATGGTTATGTTTGAAAAAAATGAAAGCATTATTTAGAAAAAACCAGCATTTAAAAGACATTTTTTTAATCTGTCATTTGATTTAATGTTTGCAAGGAAAAAGATCTCGGCAGAAATATTATTGTAGAAATTGGATGAAAATTGTTATTTGTTTCATCATATTTGTGTCAAAGTCAGTAAAAGTCGTGAGGTGTTGAATTGAAATGCCCACATAGTAACCCATAGGGAGAAAAACATGTCAGGAATATATTACTTTTGCAATAAGATAAACACCAGAACTATCTCTCCACTTGAGCATATTAACAAACATGATCTCTGCCTTAGACATGTTGAAGTTCCGCAATCACAAAAATCTGCAGAGAAGAATAGAAAGCTATAGCATCAATAGTAAAATTCTTTCACACGATATAGAACTAGGACATGTATGATCAATATAATAATAAGAAGGATTCAAAAAGAGAAATTTCTTCCAGCTACTTAACAAATGTATTCTAGCCATACCGGAGAAGTGTATGGTAGTCATCATACTTCTCAGGTAGCTGACCCTTCGATAGTAGTGTGTCCCTCAACGACTTCACCACTTTCTCCTCATTCGGATCGTGGACGCCTTGGAACATCGTTGGAAATGCATTGCTTTTGCTGACCTTAGTGAGCGATTTCTACAAGGACCTGAaggtcaattttgaagtcaaaggGGGCTTCTTCTTCTCGGGCTCCGGAAAATGCCAATGTGATTCCAAAGGTCCGTAGAACGTGTTTGTCCTTCTTGTCTGCTTCTGTTCCTCAGTGGTCGTCGAATTCCTCCTCGAAGAGTCACCATTGGACCTGGCTGTAGGATAGTTACCCTTCCACCAAGAACTCATTTCACTTACCAGCTTTCTTTATCTCCTAAATTTCGCAGAATGCCTAGTTTTGACAGAAGATGGAGGTGGAGGTTGGAGGGAAAAGCCTGGCTTCCCTGGAATAACTTCAAGCGCTGAGTGGAAGCCATGGAAAGGAGATCGCCCTCCATCTTCAAATGATCtgtagaagaaaaggaaaaagcaaAGAATATGAAAGCGTGCGATGGACAAAGGAGCGATCGAGTCGAGAGAGGAATAAAACAGAAGTGCTGCTTGATCTTAGCAGTGCTCCAAGGTCGTCGAGGTCGCGGTTGGTACAATCCGTGGCTGCAGATCAGAGGTATGCGATGAGGTTTAGGATGTGTCGACAAAGATCGCCACGCATTGAAAACCTCTAAGCCTTCCATTCTACTCCAATCCCACAGCTGCGCGCTCACCATCACCATAGAAAACGAGAGAGCAAGTGAGAGGTtttagggatcgagaaggtaaaggggtAGAATGCAACGGCAAAAAATTTCAGAGAGAGGGAAAGACAAAACGCAGCAGCGGCAAAAAATTGCGAAGGGGAAAAAGCGGCGAAAGAAGAAAAACAACGCTATTCaataacacttaatagacaacggttttcaaaaaccgttgtcgtaatcccaaaaaaagcgcacatagacaacatttttcaaaaactattgtcgtagcctttaaaaaccgttgtcgtagccccaaaaaaacataaatagacaacggtttttaaaaactgttgtcgtaggccaaaaaaaattgctaaaagacaacgatttttgttaaaaccgttgttaaaaggtaaaaagacaacgatttggtataaaaccgttgtcgtttgagtgttgttgaatgcagattttcttgtagtgaatgttctggaacatatgtaatgctatgtCTATGTCTAAATGGTGACTCAAGGCATACAAAAGGAATGAATGCCATGATCGCATCTTCGGGacgtcccgagatgagatcggcaagatacaggctgtcaggactctatacatcacatagtcctgaaccctaacagagattgacttgaactcagtcaagccaagtggtctctcctccccgaaAAAGTACATATAGAtggtatctaatgtaatatgggagtagggattgccaaatggcagatccctactagggtagcatagAAAGGGACATGTAGATGCCCTAAGCTCTAAACTAGTGTGGATGAGTGAGGGGTAAACTGGATGTCTGTCCCACCAACTCTGGTagaataggtactatcatcaaccctctcgaggttgtgatagaactgtgcacataaaTCATGATTTACTGCATTACTGTAGTAAACTAGTCTACCTAGTTGGTAGTACTCTATCATCTGGACTGATGGGTGACAAAACTGATCAAaaaatgaccttcttagataCCAAGGTTTGATGGTTTCAAATGTGTATCTAGCAAAGTTAATCCTATGTTGTTCTGAGGGGAATCTGAGATCCGTGGATGGGGTTCTAGTCAGAGTAGGATCAATATtgcgacgtttcctatttttgacaatatacaagaaaaa is a window encoding:
- the LOC121982857 gene encoding probable methionine--tRNA ligase, which codes for MQNRKVCVLCNLKPATMRGIKSQAMVLAASNDDHTKVELVDPPSSAKVGERVTFLGYSGEPNSVLNAKSKVWEKLQVDLQSNKEWLPVIRMCLSQHLLVFVKFRLSQMEP